The following coding sequences are from one Lycium ferocissimum isolate CSIRO_LF1 chromosome 3, AGI_CSIRO_Lferr_CH_V1, whole genome shotgun sequence window:
- the LOC132050247 gene encoding probable fructokinase-5 translates to MTKPPEIVCFGEMLIDFVPDSAGVSLAESTGFLKAPGGAPANVACAITKLDGTSAFIGKVGDDEFGRMLVDILKSNGVNREGVCFDMQARTALAFVTLKSNGEREFMFYRNPSADMLLKEPELNLGLIKQAKIFHYGSISLISEPCRSAHMAAMKAAKDAGVLLSYDPNVRLPLWPSPEAAREGIRNIWHEADFIKVSDDEVNFLTQKDPEKEETVMSLWHDHLKLLVVTDGEKGCRYFTKSFKGKVSGFPVKTVDTTGAGDAFVGSLLVSIAKEPSIFQDEEKLKKALKFANACGAISTTQKGAIPALPSTSDAQGLMAGSKAY, encoded by the exons ATGACGAAGCCACCGGAGATAGTGTGTTTCGGGGAGATGTTGATCGATTTCGTTCCTGATTCAGCAGGAGTATCCTTAGCAGAGTCTACTGGCTTTCTGAAAGCCCCCGGAGGTGCCCCTGCCAATGTTGCTTGCGCCATTACCAAACTTGACGGCACCTCTGCCTTCATTGGCAAG GTGGGAGATGATGAGTTTGGGCGCATGTTGGTAGATATATTGAAGAGTAACGGGGTGAACAGAGAAGGAGTGTGCTTTGATATGCAGGCAAGGACAGCGTTGGCGTTTGTGACACTGAAGAGCAACGGAGAGAGGGAATTCATGTTCTACAGGAACCCTAGCGCAGACATGCTACTCAAGGAGCCTGAGCTCAACTTGGGTCTCATCAAGCAAGCCAAGATCTTTCACTATGGTTCCATTAGCTTAATCTCCGAACCTTGCAGGTCTGCTCACATGGCTGCCATGAAAGCTGCCAAAGATGCAGGTGTCCTACTCTCATACGACCCCAATGTTCGTCTTCCTCTCTGGCCTTCCCCTGAAGCTGCCAGAGAAGGTATCCGAAACATTTGGCACGAAGCTGATTTCATCAAG GTTAGTGATGATGAGGTAAATTTCCTCACACAAAAAGATCCAGAAAAGGAAGAGACAGTAATGTCGCTATGGCATGACCACTTGAAGCTTCTTGTTGTTACTGATGGCGAGAAGGGCTGCAGATACTTCACGAAG AGTTTCAAAGGAAAAGTGAGTGGGTTCCCTGTTAAGACAGTAGACACCACAGGAGCTGGAGATGCTTTTGTAGGTTCCCTTCTCGTTTCCATCGCCAAAGAACCTTCAATTTTCCAG gatgaagaaaaattgaagaaagcCTTGAAATTTGCAAATGCATGTGGTGCAATTAGTACAACTCAAAAGGGAGCCATTCCAGCATTGCCATCTACATCTGATGCCCAAGGCCTCATGGCTGGCTCCAAGGCCTACTAA